The Kiritimatiellia bacterium genome contains a region encoding:
- the queA gene encoding tRNA preQ1(34) S-adenosylmethionine ribosyltransferase-isomerase QueA, protein MNVDDFDYKLPPELIAQQPLSRRDASRMMVLDRRTRRWMHSRFSELPTFLREGDLLVVNNTRVIPARLFARKPGTGGRVEVFLLEESESGTWSALVRSRRRPRAGDRLLLEGGGEVEIIALRSEGMADIRFHLQVPLGEYLQRFGHTPLPPYIRRTGSESSAPSETADRERYQTVYAQEPGSVAAPTAGLHFTEEMFRRLAERGVRRADITLHVGLGTFRPVKAERVEDHRMHEERYTVSPQAADLIRQTRAAGGRIVAVGTTTVRTLETVCARRGEIVADSGRTDLFIYPPFRFRAIDALLTNFHLPKSTLLMLVSAFAGREFVLAAYEEAVRERYRFFSYGDCMLIL, encoded by the coding sequence GTGAACGTCGACGATTTTGACTACAAGCTGCCCCCCGAGTTGATTGCCCAGCAGCCGCTCTCCCGGCGTGACGCATCGCGGATGATGGTCTTGGACCGACGCACCCGGCGCTGGATGCACAGCCGCTTTTCGGAGCTGCCGACCTTCCTTCGCGAGGGCGATTTGCTCGTCGTCAACAACACGCGCGTCATCCCCGCTCGACTTTTCGCGCGCAAGCCCGGCACCGGGGGGCGCGTTGAGGTCTTCCTGCTTGAGGAGAGCGAATCCGGCACCTGGAGCGCGTTGGTGCGGTCGAGAAGAAGGCCGCGCGCCGGCGACCGCCTCCTGCTGGAGGGTGGGGGCGAGGTCGAGATCATCGCGCTGCGCTCGGAGGGAATGGCTGACATCCGTTTCCATCTTCAAGTGCCTTTGGGGGAGTACCTTCAGCGATTCGGTCACACCCCGCTCCCGCCATATATACGTCGCACCGGTTCCGAATCCAGCGCCCCGAGCGAAACCGCGGATCGGGAGCGCTACCAAACGGTTTATGCGCAGGAGCCTGGATCGGTAGCCGCGCCCACGGCCGGGCTGCATTTCACCGAGGAGATGTTCCGGCGCCTCGCCGAGCGCGGCGTACGAAGGGCGGACATCACCTTGCATGTTGGCTTGGGAACATTTAGGCCCGTGAAGGCCGAACGGGTAGAAGACCACCGCATGCACGAGGAGCGCTACACCGTCTCGCCTCAGGCGGCCGATCTGATTCGACAGACCCGCGCCGCCGGCGGGCGGATTGTCGCGGTGGGCACCACGACGGTCCGCACACTCGAGACCGTCTGCGCACGGCGAGGTGAGATCGTCGCGGACTCCGGACGGACCGACCTGTTCATCTATCCGCCGTTTCGATTCAGGGCCATCGACGCTCTGCTGACCAACTTCCATCTTCCCAAATCAACCCTGCTGATGCTGGTCTCGGCCTTTGCAGGCCGGGAATTCGTGCTTGCCGCTTACGAAGAAGCGGTCCGCGAACGCTACCGCTTCTTCAGCTACGGAGACTGCATGCTGATCCTCTAA